Genomic segment of Odontesthes bonariensis isolate fOdoBon6 chromosome 10, fOdoBon6.hap1, whole genome shotgun sequence:
CTTACATCGAAGATGCCGCCACATTGCTCCATCCTGCTGTTGCTGTGCGTGGCCCAGCTGCTCTCCCCCTCCTCCGCTTTGCCCTTCGAGCAGAAAGGCTTCTGGGACTTTGCCTTGGACAGTATGGACAGTGGTGGGATGATGGCAATGATGAGGGATATGGAGGAAGGTTCCGCCATAGAAATAGACCCCAGCCCCCCTCCCTACATGCCCACGTGCCCCTTCGGCTGCCTCTGCCAGCGCAGGGTCGTCCAGTGCTCTGACCTCGGTTAGTGAGAGTGCATGTGAGAGAAGCAGAGCTTCAGTCTCAGGGATGTTTTTTCATCATatagtgtgtgagtgtgttgagGCTaccgaagaaaaaaaaaaataaaggatttGAATGACTGAGCATGACCAAAGCCTTACAGCCCCAGAGAGTAAAGCTATATTATCTAGGGGAGGGAATTTCTCCCTTTTGGGTATTGCTGGTGTATTTTGACAAGGAAAGGCATCTCTTTGAGGGATTTTGTGTTCCAGACTTTGTGAGTAGATACAGGGTGGGAAAGATGTTGTCTGTAGAAAAGAAGACTGTCGTGAGAGAAGGAGGCGGAAAAGTAAGATGGATCAACACAGGAAAAGAGGGAGACATAGTTGAGAAGAAagacaaaatattttttaaggGGCAGTTTGACGACTTACTTGATTTCTTTGAGGGAGCTTTCTGATGGTTCTCTGGTTTCTGGACCATGGGCAGAATGTTTGATTGAAACCACGAAGAAAGGAAAAATGAGTTAGTGCTTTGAGATTTAAAACATTACTTATAAATGATTAAAAGTGATGTTGCGATGTTTCCATGAGAAGGTTTTGGAATTGAAATTAAAGATGATTCAGTTTTATGATTgcaaaggtaaacacaagatcaataaaaataaagttttataaAGTTGAGCAGAGTTTGTTCTTTCCTGTCAGATCACTAAAATACATCCTACCTAAATAGGCTTAATAATACTCCTACAGTCAGACTTAATCTCAGTCTACATAAGCATCCAACAGATATTAAAAGTGCACGCTTTTCTCCCTTTGTCTATTCTTGTTCAGCTTAAAGTAACTGAATTCACTCTTATTTATGGATATAAAGGTTCTCCGCTTTATACTTGTCACATAACTACTACAAGATGTCTGTGTTTAGACATAATGGTTTTGTCGAATCATCATTTTACAAGCTCTATATATTTACTGTCCCCAGTCTTTGTGCAGTGGGTAAATGTGGAAGCGTATAATTTCCAAGATGTCAAACGCTTATTTAGaacagatgtattttggtgGTGCCGCCTGTCTTCTCTCAGTGTGCATCCCAGCATGATGTTGAGTATTTGTATTGAGGGGAACTGGGGTTTTAGAGGGTGCTAGTGTTGTCAGCTTGTAGTTAAGTCTTTGAGATTCGTGGCAGATGTGGCTAAAGTGCGGTGGCTTGTGGTTGAGAGGGTCAAAGGATTCTCTTAGTCAGGGTCTCGGTgaaattttgtttcttttgtcaggttTGTAACTGATGTCTGCAGATGTGATGCAGGCAGACAGTGCAGACTGAAGTTTCCAGTTGGCAGGAGGCATGCCAAAAGCTGCAGGTGCTGAATGGAAGGTAATATTTCCGACCACATGAATCAGCTGGACGACATCCTGTTGAGTTTCATGGCAGCTGGAATAACTTTGATACATTTCAGCAAAGTAAATAACAGAGGAAAAAAGTCTGCTTTGTGATTTACTCTTGATACCAAGGACCGAAACGTAATCCTCCCCCAGAACTTTAAGAATTTAATCCGATCTTTGTGAGCACAATCTTGATAATTTCTAGGATCAAAGCACTTTACCAGCTTGCTCAGCATTGTGTGGGTGGTGTTTCAGCAGATTGTCAGAAGGAGCTACTGAGGGTTTGATCCTGTGCGCTGTCATGAAGGGTGTGGTGCAGCACAGCCAAAGCCATATATCTAAAGCTAAATGTAGCTGGACAGTTCTGGGTAGTCCTGTGGGTCAGATGTGGTCGGTGGCTGACTGGATCTGAGCAGGACAGCTGGCACTTCCTCACCAGCAGGTCTAGTTGCATCATGTTCTTGGTTCAAATGAGGTTTGCCGGGTATGGATTTGTGTTCACATCCAAGACCACATCAGATGCACTTGTCGACGTGGCTGTGTGATGTGGCTGGTTGCTGTGTTTGGTTGTCAGTTATTTCTCTGGAGATCCTTGTATGAAATAATGCAGGTGTATTTCTTAATGCCCTTCATTGTGGATTTGTTACAATCTATTGTCAGCTTGTCATAAATTATTACTCAGTAAACAATATTCATGGGCAATCTTAACAGCTTTGGTTTTTATTGTTTCTCTTGTTGCAAATCAGCCAAAATATATGACACAAATTCCCAATGCAACACAGTTTCACCACTCACATATTAACACACACAGCTTGTATTTCTTTGTATGTGGCAGGGTTGCGCCCTTCTCCTTTTTATTTGATGTGTGACTTTGCTGATGGTATTTAAGTCACATCCTATGTGACTTCTGTGAAATGGAAACCAGATGGAAAACATCTGTTGTCCCCATCTGGTGTGAAGGGaatttgtgtttctgtgtgttgtgtgtgtgtgtgtgtgtcctatCGCTAGTGCTGCGCTGACGTCTCCATGTGACCTCAATGGTTGTGTCTATGTCCACCTTTCATATAATAATAGACATAGAGAACAAAAGTACTCATTTGAGATAGTGTGGGAGTGtgattagttttattttaagggCTGATGGAGCTTTAAAACCCACTGTgactatttatttttcaaagccTGTGTCTGAGTAAGACATACTAAGAGCCTGCCCATTAAAAACAAACTGGTTTTGGGTGTTGGTTGACATCCACCAATGGAAGCATTTAATAGCTGATGTCTCCCTTTTATGTTTTTACTGGTTTTGACTTCTGGTTTTGACTTCAGGTTTGACAGAGGTGCCAAAGGATATTCCTCCAGACACCAAGTTCCTGGATCTGCAAAACAACCGCATCACTGAGCTAAAAGAGAATGACTTCAAAGGCCTTTCTAACTTATATGTAAGAGTCTGGTTATTCATAACGCCCCACTCAGTATCATCTCAAAGATGTGCAACTGCAGCTTTTATTATATCATCGTGATCCCCATTTCCTTTGGGATTTGGAAGGCAATttcctaatttaaaaaaaaaagacctccaCTACATTTTGCTCTGAGAGCTTTAACTGTATTAAGGTTTGTGTCTGATGCCAAAGCTGTCTTAGCAGTAAGGCTTAGTAATTCACTCCTGACCCACATTCAAGCGCACTGACCAAGAGCAACATTAAATTTGGCAGCTTTGAAAACTCACGTCACAACATCATACAAAAACATCTCTATTAAGGTGAATTTACCTCTTGCCTTCATAAGTCTCCATCTAGTTCGGAATTTGAACTTGTGCAAAATGTCTCTGAACATGTTTTAGTTCACTTAAACATGTTCAGCAGATGCATAGGGCACCAAAACAGGCTCTTGTAGAATTTgactgaccaaaaaaaaggaACCTGTTGACTTTGTGCTCTCCTTGGTTTTTGttcttctcttcctttttttcagGCTCTGTCTGTGAGGAATAACCACATTTCCAAAGTCCACCCCAGAGCATTTGCCCCTTTGAAGCACATGCAGAAACTCTACTTTTCAAAGAATCAGCTGACCAGTATCCCCAAAAACTTGCCTGCCTCTCTGGTTGAGTTGAGGATTCATGAGAACCTCATCAAAAAGGTGGCAGCTGGAACCTTTTCAGGACTGGGCAACATGAATTGCATAGGTTAGCAATGCTGATGACTTCAACAAGCCAGTAAATATTATGTGGTGTTCACCACAGCCTTTGCCACTGTATTGCTGCTGGATTGCATTTTCAAGATCAAAAGGTTTTCTTTTTACTTGATGCTATAAATACCCTTTTTCTTACAGAAATGGGGGCAAACCCCATCAAGAACAGTGGTTTTGAACCCGGAGCATTTAAGGGACTGAAACTGAATTATCTGCGTATATCTGAGGCTAAACTAACTGGGGTGCCAAAAGGTAAGAACTCACTTATGTGGCTGAAATGCTGAAAGATTTACAATGGTGATATTCCACTGTTTTAGATTATCCAAAGTAGTAGCTCACCATTTTTGTAAATAGTGTTACTCTCTTACATGAAAATGCTATTGCAAAGCGGTATCACACTGAAATGTGACTTGGCTCTGTTGGTCCACAGTGCAAAACACAGCAGTTTCACAAAAAATACATACAGATACATAGATTGTTAAATTTCTACACTTTTTATGTTCTAAACAGATTCAATTTCCGTGTATTCCTTTCGAAATGACAAAATACCAAGGTTTTGCATGATACGTTCATTCTGAGAACAAGTTCAAGCCCCATCCGATCCGTTATTGTGCAAGTCCTTATCATTTTTCTAATTTGCCTACAGTCACAGTTGAATAGGAGGATGCATTAAAAACATACATGGTTAGGGTTATATAGTAATAATAAGTCCATGATATATTTTACAGATAAACATGTGTTTAGGCTTCAGCATAAATGAACAGGGCTGAGACTGGGCAGGGAATTTATAAAGTCAGCAGCCAATTTGCTCAAACAAAGCACAAAAGACCTTTTATTTAAGTCATGTTGGTTTAGTATGTGCAATTTTTTCCTTGCCTTTTGCCTGACAACTCCCAGGTGATGATTCAGGATCCCCTGAAACCAAAAAAAGGAATTTTTAGATTTAGTCTTGGATGCAtttagcaagctgcatataACGTGCCAATTCATGGTTTAAGAGGTGTTGGTAGacagcttttttccccccctttgAACACACCCAGTCTAACTGTTCTCCCTTATAATGTAATGTCATGTGTTGTCGATCCTGTCATGTAAGgccaaaaaaaagagacaaaaacttaAATCCATCTCACAAAATTTCATATTCATTAACTGCAGAGCAATTTGTCAGAATGGCATGAAAGGTCCAAACAGTATGGGATAAATCTGCTAAACTTAACCCCAAAATTAATGTTTGGTGTCTGGCTTCTAGATCTCCCAGAGTCTCTCCATGAACTTCACCTGGACCACAACGAGATCCAGGCTTTGGAATTAGAGGATCTGAGCCGCTACAAAAGCCTCAACAGGTCCTCCTCACACTTAAACACAGCACCCTTGCACTCTGCCTGCAAAGATATACACTCAGTCAGCAGTGCCCCTTAGGGGTAAAAACAGAAACTACATTTAAATGCCACTTAAATATAGCATGAAATCAGTGCTGTTGTGTGCTGGTGTGCGCTGCCCCATCACGGTGTAAAAAAAAGCTGCCCATGTTCCTTTGTGTGATGCGTGCAAATTTCTCAACAGCTTCATTCACAAGCTTTTTTCACAACAGAAATTTGAAGTTGCTGAAAAAGCACAACCACATATTTTAACAATGGCTTTGTGTTCCTAAAATGTCAAATACACCcatcacattcatacatttgctTTGTCAATTGTCAAATGTGAAAATCTCCAACCACCCCTGCTCTCGTTCCCCTCCTTTTTTATATGCCTCTCCCTTGGATGGTTTGTGGTCACAGGAACATCGATGGGTTTTTAAAATCCCTTATTCCCATCTTGATTAATATCACTTCACCGCTTTGACAATCATCAGGGAATTCATTAAGGTGGCAGTGCCCTGTTGACTGCCCATTTAACATTTATccacttctctctttttttcatagACTGGGTCTTGGCTTTAACCATATCCGCAACATAGAGAAGGGCAGCATGTCATATGTGCCAATGCTGAGAGAGCTGCACCTGGACAACAACCGCCTCACACATATTCCCCAAGGCCTTCCAAACATGAAATACCTACAAGTTAGTCTGCAAAAAGTTGTTTGCCAAGTGATTTCAGACATTCTACGTCCTCTGTACTCACCTTATACTTTGATGCTCCTTCATTTTTAGGTGGTGTACCTGCATTCCAACAACATCAGCCAGGTGAGCGTGGATGACTTCTGCCCTCGAGGATTTGGGATGAAGAGGACATTCTATAATGGCATCAGCCTGTTTGATAACCCTGTCAACTACTGGGAAGTGCAGCCAGCGACGTTCCGCTGTGTCAGCGACCGGTTCGCCATTCAGTTTGGAAACTATAAAAAGTAAAAGCAGAGAAATACGGAGAAATGGAAAGAGTGAGGGGAAAGTGACAGAGAAATGGGGAAGAAACAGATAATTTAAAcgataagaaataaaaaaaacttgagaGATGGTGTGAAGGGAGTTTATATTTgatattattacatttattatcGTAGTTTTTGTAGAGAGAATAAGTGATGGAGAAGATGGGCAATGAACTGatggaataaaaagagaaataaaatatACAATCCCATAACTTGAAGTGAGTGGACAGCAGAACCCCTGCAGTACTGCAACTgggtttttgttctttttaaaatcAGGGTTTTGAGAGTTTTACCATCTGAAACAGATGAAGAAGAGAATGTTTGAGAAGAATGTTTTTCCCCGAGCCTACGTCAATGAAAAACGAATACTGAAAACTTGTGAAGCATTTCATTCCATTTTCTTTTCACAATAGCTATTGTTGTGACAGATGTCATTCTTATACTTCTAACATTTTGGTTAAGATATGAGTAAAAAATGAAAAGCGATGCATTTTACATtgttttatacatatataagGGTGATATATGacttcctgtgtgtgtttatttgttaAATATATTACATTTGTCCCTGTTTCACTGCTCTGAGGCCATTTGGTCCTTAACTGTGATTAAGAAATAGGTAGTCAAAGATTTGGAAGGATTTCTTTAAACCATCTctagaaacaaaaaaatacacaaaagttAGCGGATTAGCTTAGCTTCAAGTTTGTCACTATTTGATTGATTAAAAGGGAAAAGGGTGCCCTTAGAGCAAAAGACATTTTCTTAATGATCTCTTACTGAGTCTATAATGTGCCTTTATTCAATATTAGCTATCTGAGCAATATCTTAATACAGTATTTCTTAACGTGACACAGATATAGAGGGGTCCTTCTCAGACTGAGGAAACTCACACCAGCTTTGCTTTAAAAGAGAATGTAGGCATTGTGTCCACTTAGTGCTACAAAACAATAGTAGTGTTCATGCAATGTTTTGCACAGTTTTTCTTACGCTATATCTGCTTTAGGGTACTATTGGGGGAGGGTGGGGTGGGAGGTAACCTTTTTACGTTGGTAGACCTATTCGGAGCTATTTTAGCCACAAGTATTATGTCCTGTTTCTGTTCTGTAACCTGACAACCTACAGCTGCATGtgaataaagacatttttagcCTGCTGCAATGAGCGAGAGAACAACTAATGCCCCTGAGTTGGATACTGTGTGAGAAATAAAGAggaaatgccaaaaaaaaaaagaaaaaaagtggaaaacattcagtgaATGAATCTTAAATTTTGTAAAGGTTTAAACAAATgtttattgaaaatattttagaAGAAGTTGATACCTGAACACCAACATGTACAGCACCGTCACGTTACACGCTCTCTGGAGATTCAGTGAGGATTCATAGAAGAGAGAAACTGCCGTTTGTGGTGTTTTGTCCTGAAGTCATGAATTTGTCAGTAATTTGAATCGTTTTGTTTTTCTCAATCGGTTTTGATATGAGCCTTCATCTGATATCTGTTGAGGGAAAATAAAGACTAAACAGTTATTTGTCAATCAGCAGGTATATCTAAACAAAAGAAACTGATGCCATTTCATTGATTAACATAGTGaaagtattttgtttttgtaactAAGCAATTATTTGTTGGATTTGGTGTTCTGCGGTTGTTGTGTATCAGAATTGTTTTAGCATAACAAATGCCTTGACCTATCATATTCCAACCATGACACTGTAAGGCTCTTTTGTGCTTGATATGGAGTTCATTTCCAGCCTTTCATGCTCTTTCTAAAGAGCTTCTCAGGCTGAAGCCATCTTTAGCACCAATCATCCCACAGTGAAGAAATATTGACAGAAAttaatctaaaaagaaaaataaagcatcTCTGCATCGGTttaaactatccatccatccattttccataagTTAAGTTAAGATAAGACTTTATTATCATGTAGAGATACACGAAAGTCCtccacacactcatagagacagatgctggagcagtgggcagccattctcAGTGCCTGAGGAGCAGATGTCggggggttaggtgccttgctcaagggcaacTCTTCGAGCAGTGAGagcgggaatcgaaccgccaattCAGGCAGGGTTGCGGGGGACTAGAGCCTACCCCAGCTCTATTTTTTTTGGGTGCTGGGAGAGAGCCCACGTTTACACAGGGGGCAAATTCAAACTCCACACAGGAAGGCCCCAACCCTCCTGCTTTGAGGCGACAGTGTTAACTAACTACCACACCACcacgtctttttttaaaaatagtaTTGGCCACATATCTCTTCAGGGTTACACATTGATATCAGTCTTAAAGATCTGGCCCAGTCCCAAACGCTTTTCTTGCTGGCATCACATTTAAAACGAGCTAATACACGCcatagcctagaaatctagacgcccctagcggccgcaaatggaatttgctccggggctatactgtacagctttttgctgtacgggtctggcttgctaggctataCACGCCAGTGAACAGCATATCTTTGTTTCAGGGTTCTATAATGTTGTCTAACGTTCAGGGTTAAATCAGTGCTAAATATGGTATTCTTCACTACCTACACTTTACACGGTGTCCAGACTGTTTGGAGGGGAAACTGGATTGTAATAAATCAGACTactttttccatttaaaaatcTAGAATATGTAGGCACATAATTCAGTTTGGTGTATGGGCAGAACGTTTTACAATATAGGAAAATCTTCATTTAAACAGTGTCGCGACTTCCACGCGGTCCACGTTTAATTTGCATACATATTGGTAATTTGCTCAATCAAGCATCAGTGGCAAAGTGACTATATCCTTTTATTTTCGAAAGTGCCGCTCAGCGCGTCACCGCGGTGCGCCTCGTCCCATTCGACGGAGAAGTGTTTCTATGGGGGAGAGCGCACAAGTGTTGACACTGGACGGATATGCGGCGATGCCCTTGCACATGAAAGCGTCTGCAGCGGTCTCGAAGCAGTACGGGAGAGATTTCGCCTCGGATGAGAGATTAGGCGGAGGAGGAGCGACGAGCATCAGTAACAAAACGGCATCTGGTGGTGGTCCGCTCGTTGGCAGCGGCCCGTCGATTCTCCATGGAAGCCGGGGCCTGGATTTGACATGCCACAGGGACGTGCGGGTGAGTCGGCTGATGGAGCAGAGCATGTGCGACGTCTAAAACGGCACAAGGCTAAGCAAGGACAGTCCTTTTAGGCGGCGGTGGGAATCATACAGCCAGGCATTTTCGCTTTGGTGATGTTGATATCGCACACGAATGTCCTCAAAGGCCAAAAGATGCATGTAAATAGGCTAATCACCTGGATGGAgggctgtggagaggatgaTAGCCATGGCGCTGCTGGTTCTCTACGCCCTTTTAACTTTTTATAATTGCTGTGTTTCTTGCTTCACGAAACTCAACATGATTTCCAGTGTTAAAGCCACCTGGCTCTCTGTGGCATGTGATTGTCTGGACAAACAGAGAGCGAGGATGTTGGATTGATTTGATTAGCAGGCATCAGTTACGATTTCAGATACGCCCAAATGGAAATGTCATAGCCGAAAATAAGCCATTCTAAATTAAGCAGCAAACATGACATTCATTTGGAGC
This window contains:
- the bgnb gene encoding biglycan b; translation: MPPHCSILLLLCVAQLLSPSSALPFEQKGFWDFALDSMDSGGMMAMMRDMEEGSAIEIDPSPPPYMPTCPFGCLCQRRVVQCSDLGLTEVPKDIPPDTKFLDLQNNRITELKENDFKGLSNLYALSVRNNHISKVHPRAFAPLKHMQKLYFSKNQLTSIPKNLPASLVELRIHENLIKKVAAGTFSGLGNMNCIEMGANPIKNSGFEPGAFKGLKLNYLRISEAKLTGVPKDLPESLHELHLDHNEIQALELEDLSRYKSLNRLGLGFNHIRNIEKGSMSYVPMLRELHLDNNRLTHIPQGLPNMKYLQVVYLHSNNISQVSVDDFCPRGFGMKRTFYNGISLFDNPVNYWEVQPATFRCVSDRFAIQFGNYKK